The Sulfurihydrogenibium sp. genomic interval CATGTAATCAGCAGTAGCTCTATCCATTCCTATTTCAGTACCTTGAATACCTCTGAAAATATTTCCACCACCTATGACTATAGCAATCTGAACGCCGATTTCATAAACATCTTTTATCTCATCACAAAGTTCACTGACAAAATGGGGGTCAATTCCATACTCTTGATCCCCCATCAATGCTTCTCCGGAAAGCTTTAAAAGAATTCTTTTATAAACTAACGGCAATTTTTACTCTCCAAGTTCGTATCTGCAAAATCTTCTAACTTGAATGTTTTCACCAATTTTAGCTATATATTCTTTTATCAATTCTTCAACGGTTTTTTTGTCATCTTTAATGTAAGGTTGTTCGTATAAGCATACTTCTTTATAGAATTTCTCTAATTTTCCTTCTGCTATTTTTTCTGCAATGTGAGCCGGTTTTCCTTCTGCAATTGCAGCTTCTCTTGCAATTTCTCCTTCTTTTTCAACAACTTCTCTTGGAACATCTTCTCTTTTAACGTACTGTGGCTTCATAGCGGCAATTTGTAAAGCTATTTCATTAGCAAGCTCTTTGAAAAGTTCGTTTCTAGCAACGAAGTCTGTTTCACAGTTTAATTCTAAAAGAACGCCAACTCTTCCACCAGGATGTATGTATGCATGGATCAATCCTTCTTTTGTCTCTCTTCCAGCTTTTTTAGCAGCTTTTGCAACGCCTTTTTTTCTTAATATTTCAACCGCAAGCTCTAAATCACCGTTAGCCTCTTCTAAGGCTGATTTACATTCAAGCATGCCAGCGCCGGTCATTTCTCTAAGAGTCTTAACTAATTTTGCATCAATAGCCATCAAAGCTCCTCCTTAGCTTCTTCTATTTCTTCATCTATATTAGACTTAACTTCTTTTTCTATAACTTTCAGAAAGCCTTTCTTCTTTTGAATAATTTTTAGCTCCCATATATCCAGATTCTACAACATTAGCAGCTTCTGCTCTGGCTAAAAGCTCTTCTTCAATGGTTTTTGTTTCTACAGCTGTTCCGATAGATTCTCTCATCTTTTTGCCTTCTATTACAGCGTCAGCTATTTTAGAAGTAATCAATTGAACAGCTTTTATAGCATCATCATTGCCCGGAATTGGATAATCTATTTTGTCCGGGTCGCAGTTTGTATCTGCAATAGCTACAACGTGGACGCCGAGTTTGTTAGCTTCTGTAACAGCGTTATTTTCTCTTACTGTATCTACAACAAATATAATGTCCGGAACTCTGTCCATATCAACAATACCTTTTAGATACTTTTCAAGCTTTTCTTTTTGCTTCATTAAAGCTCTTGCTTCTTTTTTTGGTAAAACTTCAAATACACCTTCAGCTTCCATTTTCTGCAGCTTTCTTAATTTTGCAATGCTTTTCTTAACAGTTGCAAAGTTTGTAAACATACCGCCGAGCCATTTGTAGTTAACATAGTAAGCTCCACATCTTTTAGCTTCCTCTTCTATGATGTTTTGAGCTTGTTTTTTTGTGCCAAGGAAAAGTATTTCTGCACCGTTTGCTACTTGCTCCGTAACGAATTCAAGAGCTTGTCTGAAGAGTGGAACTGTTTTTGAAAGGTCTATGATGTGAATGCCGTTTCTCTTTGTGTAGATGTACGGCTTCATTTTTGGGTTCCATCTTCTTACCGGGTGTCCAAAATGAACACCTGCTTCCAAGAGTTCTCTCATGCTAATTTCTACTGCCATAAAAAATCCTCCTTTAAGGGTTTAGTCTTCCACTTCCACATAAAACACCCAAACGGGCAACCCTTATGATGGAAGTGTGGTTATTTAAGAAAACTATTATATCATAAAATTTAGATTTTTTGATTAATTTTAATGCAGGAGTGTTCTAAAAACCCAAATTGTCGTTTTGTAGCAAGCGAAGAAACTCCCACTTTTACCCAATTTCTCATCTAACGTATTTTTCTATGATATAAGTCATTATTTATATAAAAAATTTTTTATACAATATTGTATTATGAGAGAGAAAAAGTTAAGACAGTTTTTTCATAGCTTATCAGACGAAAGTAGATTAAAGATAGT includes:
- the tsf gene encoding translation elongation factor Ts, with product MAIDAKLVKTLREMTGAGMLECKSALEEANGDLELAVEILRKKGVAKAAKKAGRETKEGLIHAYIHPGGRVGVLLELNCETDFVARNELFKELANEIALQIAAMKPQYVKREDVPREVVEKEGEIAREAAIAEGKPAHIAEKIAEGKLEKFYKEVCLYEQPYIKDDKKTVEELIKEYIAKIGENIQVRRFCRYELGE
- the rpsB gene encoding 30S ribosomal protein S2, with translation MAVEISMRELLEAGVHFGHPVRRWNPKMKPYIYTKRNGIHIIDLSKTVPLFRQALEFVTEQVANGAEILFLGTKKQAQNIIEEEAKRCGAYYVNYKWLGGMFTNFATVKKSIAKLRKLQKMEAEGVFEVLPKKEARALMKQKEKLEKYLKGIVDMDRVPDIIFVVDTVRENNAVTEANKLGVHVVAIADTNCDPDKIDYPIPGNDDAIKAVQLITSKIADAVIEGKKMRESIGTAVETKTIEEELLARAEAANVVESGYMGAKNYSKEERLSESYRKRS